In Jejubacter calystegiae, the following are encoded in one genomic region:
- a CDS encoding type II toxin-antitoxin system Phd/YefM family antitoxin has translation MPNIILSDTSASVSELKKNPMATVSAGEGLPVAILNRNQPAFYCVPAELYEKMLDALDDQELVKLVEKRSNQQLLDVDLDSYL, from the coding sequence ATGCCTAATATCATTCTGAGCGACACAAGCGCCAGCGTCAGCGAACTCAAAAAAAATCCAATGGCAACAGTGAGTGCCGGAGAGGGTTTACCGGTCGCAATCCTGAACCGTAACCAGCCTGCATTTTACTGTGTACCGGCAGAGCTGTATGAGAAGATGCTCGATGCGCTTGATGACCAGGAACTGGTAAAACTGGTAGAAAAACGTAGCAACCAGCAACTACTCGATGTGGATCTGGATAGCTACTTATGA
- the argA gene encoding amino-acid N-acetyltransferase: protein MVKERKTELVQGFRHSVPWINAHRGKTFVIMLGGEAIEHENFSSIVNDIGLLHSLGIRLVVVYGARPQIDANLAAHHCEPVYHKHTRVTDAKALELVKQAAGLLQLEITARLSMSLNNTPLQGAHINVVSGNFITAQPLGVDDGVDYCHSGRIRRIDAESIHRQLDSGAIVVMGPVAVSVTGESFNLTSEEIATQVAVKLKAEKMIGFCSSQGVNNGEGGILSELFPAEAQQRVEEMEAKGDYHSGTVRFLRGALKACRSGVRRCHLMSYREDGALLQELFSRDGIGTQIVMESAEQVRRATINDIGGILELIRPLEQQGILVRRSREQLEMEIDKFTIVQRDNLTIACAALYPFPEEQIGEMACVAVHPDYRSSSRGEELLKRIATQARQMGLNRLFVLTTHSIHWFQERGFIPVDVELLPESKKQMYNYQRRSKVLMVELNQ, encoded by the coding sequence GTGGTAAAGGAGCGCAAGACAGAACTGGTTCAGGGTTTTCGGCATTCCGTCCCCTGGATCAACGCCCATCGCGGGAAAACGTTTGTCATTATGCTGGGTGGAGAAGCCATCGAGCACGAGAATTTTTCCAGTATTGTTAATGACATAGGTCTGTTACATAGCCTGGGAATTCGCCTGGTGGTGGTCTATGGCGCCCGCCCGCAGATAGACGCCAACCTGGCCGCCCACCACTGTGAGCCGGTCTACCACAAGCACACCCGGGTGACGGACGCCAAAGCGCTGGAACTGGTTAAACAGGCGGCGGGCCTGCTGCAACTGGAGATCACCGCCCGGCTGTCGATGAGCCTTAACAATACGCCGCTCCAGGGCGCGCATATTAACGTGGTCAGCGGTAACTTTATTACCGCACAGCCGCTGGGCGTAGACGACGGCGTGGATTATTGCCACAGCGGGCGCATTCGTCGTATCGACGCCGAGAGCATCCACCGTCAGCTCGATAGCGGCGCCATCGTGGTGATGGGGCCGGTCGCCGTCTCCGTCACTGGCGAAAGCTTTAACCTGACCTCAGAAGAGATCGCCACCCAGGTAGCGGTAAAGCTGAAGGCCGAAAAAATGATCGGTTTCTGCTCTTCCCAGGGAGTCAACAACGGTGAAGGCGGCATTCTGTCGGAGCTGTTTCCGGCCGAGGCCCAACAGCGGGTCGAAGAGATGGAAGCCAAAGGCGATTATCACTCCGGCACCGTCCGTTTTCTGCGCGGCGCCCTGAAGGCCTGCCGTAGCGGGGTACGGCGCTGTCACCTGATGAGCTATCGCGAAGACGGGGCGCTGTTGCAGGAGCTATTCTCACGGGATGGTATCGGCACCCAGATTGTGATGGAAAGCGCCGAGCAGGTAAGGCGCGCCACTATTAACGATATCGGCGGTATTCTGGAGCTGATTCGCCCGCTGGAGCAGCAGGGCATCCTGGTGCGCCGCTCCCGTGAACAGCTGGAGATGGAGATCGACAAATTCACCATCGTCCAGCGCGATAACCTGACCATCGCCTGCGCCGCCCTCTATCCGTTCCCGGAAGAGCAGATTGGCGAAATGGCCTGCGTGGCGGTTCACCCGGACTACCGTAGCTCATCACGGGGCGAAGAGCTGCTCAAGCGCATCGCCACCCAGGCGCGTCAGATGGGGCTGAACCGGCTGTTCGTGCTGACCACCCACAGCATCCACTGGTTCCAGGAGCGCGGCTTTATTCCGGTGGATGTCGAACTACTGCCGGAAAGCAAAAAGCAGATGTACAACTACCAGCGCCGCTCCAAAGTGTTAATGGTGGAGCTTAATCAGTAA
- the csdE gene encoding cysteine desulfurase sulfur acceptor subunit CsdE, with amino-acid sequence MTSPELVVHPFGTVITADSLRQTFGPLRQWEEKYRQLILLGKQLPALPETLKSPEIEIAGCENRVWLGHRRLADGRLHFYGDSEGRIVRGLLAVMLTAIEGKTAAALRQEDPLALFDELGLSAQLSASRSQGLAALALAVQQAAREDRS; translated from the coding sequence ATGACAAGCCCGGAATTAGTCGTCCACCCTTTTGGCACCGTGATCACCGCAGACAGTCTGCGCCAGACCTTCGGGCCGCTGCGCCAGTGGGAAGAGAAGTACCGCCAGTTGATCCTGCTGGGCAAACAGCTTCCCGCCCTGCCGGAAACGCTGAAGAGCCCGGAGATTGAGATCGCCGGTTGCGAAAACCGCGTATGGCTTGGCCACCGCCGGCTGGCGGATGGCCGGTTGCACTTTTATGGCGATAGCGAAGGGCGGATCGTTCGCGGCCTGCTGGCGGTGATGCTCACTGCCATTGAGGGGAAAACGGCCGCAGCGCTGCGTCAGGAGGATCCCCTGGCGCTATTCGATGAGCTGGGGCTCAGCGCCCAGTTGAGCGCCTCGCGCAGTCAGGGGCTGGCGGCGCTGGCGCTGGCCGTGCAGCAGGCCGCCCGGGAAGATCGCTCCTGA
- the tcdA gene encoding tRNA cyclic N6-threonylcarbamoyladenosine(37) synthase TcdA — protein MTTVVTDAWQQRFGGTARLYGRDALTLFANAHVCVVGIGGVGSWAAEALARTGIGAITLIDMDDVCVTNTNRQIHALLDTVGQAKGEVMAERIRAINPECRVTVVDDFVTPDNVVQLLDQGFSYVIDAIDSIRPKAALIAWCRRNKVPLVTTGGAGGQIDPTQIQVADLAKTIQDPLAAKLRERLKHDFGVVKNSKGKLGVDCVFSTEALVYPQPDGSVCAAKSSAEGPKRMDCASGFGAATMVTASFGFVAVSHALKKMMAKAARQRG, from the coding sequence ATGACAACAGTAGTTACCGACGCCTGGCAACAGCGCTTTGGCGGCACGGCGCGTCTGTACGGGCGCGATGCCCTGACGCTTTTCGCTAACGCGCACGTCTGCGTGGTGGGGATTGGCGGCGTTGGAAGCTGGGCGGCGGAAGCGCTGGCGCGTACCGGCATTGGCGCCATTACGCTTATCGATATGGATGATGTCTGCGTGACCAACACCAATCGCCAGATTCACGCGCTGCTCGACACCGTGGGGCAGGCGAAAGGCGAGGTGATGGCGGAGCGCATTCGCGCCATTAATCCCGAATGCCGGGTCACGGTGGTGGATGATTTCGTGACGCCAGATAATGTGGTACAGCTGCTGGATCAGGGATTCAGCTATGTGATTGACGCAATCGACAGCATCAGGCCGAAGGCGGCATTAATTGCCTGGTGTCGACGTAATAAGGTGCCGCTGGTCACTACCGGCGGTGCGGGCGGGCAGATCGATCCCACGCAGATTCAGGTGGCCGACCTGGCAAAGACCATTCAGGATCCGCTGGCGGCTAAGCTGCGGGAACGTCTGAAGCATGATTTCGGCGTGGTGAAGAACAGTAAAGGCAAGCTGGGGGTGGATTGCGTTTTTTCCACTGAAGCGCTGGTCTATCCCCAGCCCGACGGCTCGGTGTGCGCCGCGAAAAGCTCTGCTGAGGGGCCGAAGCGAATGGATTGCGCTTCCGGCTTCGGTGCGGCGACCATGGTCACCGCCAGCTTTGGCTTTGTGGCGGTGTCCCATGCGCTTAAGAAGATGATGGCGAAGGCGGCGCGCCAGCGCGGCTGA
- a CDS encoding transcriptional regulator GcvA has translation MSKRLPPLNALRVFDAAARHLSFTKAAEELFVTQAAVSHQIKSLEDFLGLKLFRRRNRSLLLTEEGQSYYQDIKEIFSQLTEATRKLQARSAKGALTVSMLPSFAIHWLVPRLSSFNAEWPGIDVRIQAVDREEEKLTDDVDVAIFYGRGNWPGLRVEKLYAEYLLPVCSPLLLTGDNPLKTPEDLSRYTLLHDASRRDWQTWMRQMGLSHINVQQGPIFSHSAMVLQAAIHGQGVALANNVMAQSEIEAGRLVCPFNDVLVSKNAFYLVCHDSQAELGKIAAFRQWILAKAASEQEKFRFRYEQ, from the coding sequence ATGTCCAAGCGATTGCCACCTCTTAACGCGCTGCGTGTTTTCGACGCCGCTGCCCGCCACCTTAGTTTTACTAAAGCGGCCGAAGAACTCTTTGTGACTCAGGCGGCGGTTAGCCACCAGATCAAGTCGCTGGAAGATTTCCTTGGCCTGAAACTGTTCCGGCGCCGTAACCGTTCGCTGTTGCTGACGGAGGAGGGACAGAGCTACTATCAGGACATCAAAGAGATTTTCTCCCAACTGACGGAAGCCACGCGTAAACTTCAGGCCCGTAGCGCCAAAGGGGCGCTGACGGTCAGCATGCTGCCCAGCTTCGCCATTCACTGGCTGGTGCCGCGGCTTTCCAGCTTTAACGCCGAATGGCCGGGCATTGATGTGCGTATCCAGGCGGTGGATCGCGAAGAGGAAAAACTGACCGATGATGTGGACGTGGCTATCTTTTATGGCCGTGGCAACTGGCCGGGGCTTAGGGTGGAAAAGCTGTATGCAGAATACCTGCTGCCGGTCTGTTCGCCGCTGTTGCTGACCGGCGACAACCCGCTAAAAACGCCGGAGGACCTGTCCCGCTATACGCTGTTGCACGATGCATCGCGTCGCGACTGGCAGACCTGGATGCGTCAGATGGGGCTGTCGCATATCAATGTGCAGCAGGGGCCGATTTTCAGCCACAGCGCCATGGTGCTCCAGGCGGCGATCCACGGCCAGGGGGTTGCGCTGGCCAATAATGTGATGGCCCAGTCGGAGATTGAGGCGGGGCGTCTGGTTTGCCCCTTCAACGATGTTCTGGTCAGTAAGAACGCTTTTTATCTGGTATGCCATGACAGTCAGGCGGAACTGGGTAAAATAGCCGCCTTTCGGCAGTGGATTCTGGCAAAGGCGGCCAGTGAACAGGAAAAGTTCCGCTTTCGTTACGAACAATAG
- the csdA gene encoding cysteine desulfurase CsdA — MNAFNPARFRAQFPALNDAGVYLDSAATALKPQPVIDASQQIYSLSAGNVHRSQYQAAQQLTSRYEAARSAVARLIHAASDREIVWTRGATESINLVAQCYARPRLQPGDEILVSEAEHHANMVPWLMVAQQTGARVVKLPVTAVGLPDIDQLSALLTPRTRILALGQMSNVTGGRPDLARAIGYAHAAGAVVVVDGAQGIVHCPPDVHELNIDFYAFSGHKLYGPTGIGVLYGREELLEAMPPWLGGGKMVEKVSFDGFTPQPIPHRFEAGTPNIAGVTGLSAALAWLSETDMAEAERYCQGLATLAEEALARRPGFRSFRLQDSSLLAFDFAGIHHADMVTLLAQSGIALRAGQHCAQPLLAALGVNGTLRASFAPYNTREDVDKLIDAVDRALEILGD, encoded by the coding sequence ATGAATGCATTTAATCCTGCCCGCTTTCGCGCGCAGTTCCCGGCGCTGAACGACGCGGGGGTCTACCTGGACAGCGCCGCCACCGCCCTGAAACCCCAGCCGGTTATCGATGCCAGCCAGCAGATTTACAGCCTGAGCGCCGGTAACGTACACCGCAGCCAGTATCAAGCGGCGCAACAGCTTACCAGCCGCTATGAAGCGGCGCGCAGCGCAGTAGCAAGGCTGATTCACGCCGCCAGTGACCGGGAAATTGTCTGGACCCGGGGCGCCACCGAGTCCATTAATCTGGTGGCGCAGTGCTACGCCCGCCCTCGCCTGCAACCCGGCGATGAGATTCTGGTCAGTGAAGCGGAACACCACGCCAATATGGTCCCCTGGCTGATGGTGGCCCAACAGACCGGCGCCCGTGTGGTTAAACTTCCCGTTACCGCTGTCGGCCTGCCGGATATCGACCAGCTATCGGCGCTGTTAACGCCACGTACCCGCATCCTGGCGCTGGGGCAGATGTCTAATGTTACCGGCGGCCGTCCGGACCTGGCGCGCGCCATCGGTTATGCGCACGCGGCTGGCGCAGTAGTCGTGGTGGACGGCGCCCAGGGCATTGTTCACTGTCCGCCGGACGTACACGAGCTCAACATCGACTTCTACGCCTTTTCTGGTCATAAGCTCTACGGACCGACCGGCATCGGCGTACTGTACGGGCGTGAGGAGTTACTGGAAGCCATGCCCCCCTGGCTCGGCGGCGGCAAAATGGTGGAGAAAGTGAGCTTCGACGGTTTCACGCCCCAACCGATCCCGCACCGCTTCGAGGCGGGTACCCCAAATATCGCGGGCGTCACGGGGCTCAGCGCCGCCCTGGCGTGGCTGAGTGAAACGGATATGGCGGAAGCCGAGCGCTACTGTCAGGGGCTGGCGACCCTGGCCGAGGAAGCGCTGGCCCGACGCCCTGGCTTTCGCAGCTTCCGACTCCAGGACTCCAGCCTGCTGGCCTTCGACTTCGCGGGCATTCACCATGCCGATATGGTCACGCTGCTGGCGCAGTCGGGCATCGCGTTGCGGGCCGGTCAGCACTGCGCCCAACCGCTGCTGGCGGCGCTGGGCGTCAACGGCACCCTGCGGGCCTCCTTTGCCCCCTATAACACCCGGGAAGATGTCGATAAGCTTATCGACGCCGTCGACCGGGCTCTGGAAATACTGGGAGACTGA
- the rlmM gene encoding 23S rRNA (cytidine(2498)-2'-O)-methyltransferase RlmM — translation MNKVILYCRQGFEKECAAEITDKAGRLEVYGFARVKDNSGYVSFECYQQGDADKLGRELPFSGLIFARQMFVAGELLEDLSPEDRITPITAALSGVVERGGDLRVEVADTNESKELMKFCRKFTVPLRSALRNAGVLGRQDSAQRPVVHVFFIAPGYCYIGYSYSFNNSPFYMGIPRLRFPADAPSRSTLKLEEAFHVFIPHDEWDERLANGMYAVDLGACPGGWTWQLVKRNMWVYSVDNGPMAQSLMDTGQVTWLREDGFRYRPTRTNISWMVCDMVEKPAKVAALMGQWLVNGWCRETIFNLKLPMKKRYEEVSRNLEHLQSQLNEAGINARIQARQLYHDREEVTVHVQRLWAAVGGRRDER, via the coding sequence ATGAATAAGGTGATTCTTTACTGCCGTCAGGGATTTGAGAAAGAGTGCGCGGCGGAGATAACCGACAAGGCCGGTCGCCTGGAAGTATACGGCTTCGCCAGGGTTAAGGATAACAGCGGTTATGTGAGCTTCGAGTGCTACCAGCAGGGCGATGCCGACAAGCTGGGGCGCGAGCTGCCGTTCAGTGGGCTTATCTTCGCCCGTCAGATGTTTGTGGCAGGCGAGCTGCTGGAAGATTTATCCCCGGAGGATCGCATTACGCCGATTACTGCCGCCCTGAGCGGCGTGGTGGAGCGCGGCGGTGACCTCAGGGTTGAAGTTGCGGATACCAACGAAAGCAAAGAGTTGATGAAGTTCTGCCGCAAATTCACGGTGCCGCTGCGTTCCGCACTGCGTAACGCGGGCGTGCTGGGGCGTCAGGACTCCGCGCAGCGCCCGGTGGTGCACGTCTTTTTTATTGCGCCGGGTTATTGCTATATCGGCTACTCATACAGTTTTAACAACTCCCCTTTCTATATGGGAATTCCACGTCTGCGCTTCCCGGCAGACGCTCCCAGCCGCTCCACTCTTAAACTTGAAGAGGCGTTCCACGTCTTTATTCCTCACGACGAATGGGACGAACGGCTGGCTAACGGCATGTATGCTGTGGATCTCGGGGCCTGCCCGGGCGGCTGGACCTGGCAGCTGGTGAAACGCAATATGTGGGTCTACAGCGTGGATAACGGTCCCATGGCCCAGAGCCTGATGGATACCGGCCAGGTAACCTGGCTACGGGAAGATGGCTTCAGGTATCGCCCCACCCGCACCAATATCTCCTGGATGGTGTGCGATATGGTGGAAAAGCCCGCCAAAGTGGCGGCGCTGATGGGCCAGTGGCTGGTGAACGGCTGGTGTCGTGAAACCATCTTCAACCTGAAGCTGCCGATGAAAAAGCGCTACGAGGAAGTTTCCCGCAACCTGGAGCATCTACAGAGCCAGCTTAACGAGGCCGGGATCAACGCCCGAATTCAGGCGCGCCAGCTCTATCACGACAGGGAAGAAGTGACCGTACACGTCCAGCGGCTGTGGGCAGCGGTCGGGGGGCGGCGCGACGAGCGCTGA
- a CDS encoding type II toxin-antitoxin system RelE family toxin has protein sequence MTYRVKFREDALKEWQKLDKTLQQQFAKKLKKCCENPHIPSAKLHGIKDCYKIKLHASGFRLVYQVMDNKLIIVVVAVGKRERSGVYNLASERMG, from the coding sequence ATGACTTACAGGGTCAAATTCAGAGAAGACGCACTGAAAGAATGGCAAAAACTGGATAAAACCCTTCAACAGCAGTTTGCTAAAAAATTGAAGAAGTGCTGTGAAAATCCACATATACCATCTGCAAAACTGCATGGGATTAAAGATTGCTACAAAATAAAACTTCACGCTTCTGGTTTTCGTCTGGTTTATCAGGTGATGGACAATAAATTAATTATTGTTGTTGTCGCAGTAGGTAAACGTGAACGTAGTGGTGTTTACAACCTTGCGAGCGAACGCATGGGGTAA
- a CDS encoding DUF423 domain-containing protein has protein sequence MTSRFMLIFAAVSGFVYVALGAFGAHVLSKSLGVAEMSWIQTGLQYQAFHTLAILGLSVAMQRRISIWFYWSSVFLALGTVLFSGSLYCLALSHLRLWAFVTPVGGVSFLIGWVLMLIGAIRLKRKGVTHE, from the coding sequence ATGACCAGCCGTTTTATGCTGATTTTCGCCGCGGTGAGCGGCTTTGTGTATGTGGCACTGGGCGCGTTTGGCGCCCATGTGTTAAGTAAATCCTTAGGCGTGGCCGAAATGAGCTGGATCCAGACCGGACTTCAGTATCAGGCCTTCCATACTCTGGCGATTCTGGGACTGTCGGTAGCAATGCAGCGCCGCATCAGCATCTGGTTCTACTGGAGCAGCGTCTTCCTGGCGCTGGGAACGGTGCTGTTCAGCGGCAGCCTGTACTGTCTGGCGCTTTCGCACCTGCGTCTGTGGGCCTTTGTTACCCCGGTAGGCGGCGTAAGCTTCCTGATTGGCTGGGTGCTGATGCTGATTGGCGCCATTCGCCTGAAGCGTAAGGGCGTGACCCATGAATAA
- a CDS encoding YgdI/YgdR family lipoprotein — translation MNKKVALFFSACAMAVTLTACSGPNYMMHTSDGRTIISEGKPVTDSETGMISYVDADGNKQQINRTDIREMVALD, via the coding sequence ATGAACAAGAAAGTCGCACTATTCTTTTCGGCCTGCGCCATGGCGGTAACTTTAACCGCCTGCTCAGGCCCAAACTACATGATGCACACCAGTGATGGCCGTACCATTATCTCTGAAGGTAAACCGGTCACCGACAGTGAAACCGGTATGATTAGCTACGTCGATGCCGATGGCAACAAGCAGCAGATCAACCGTACCGATATTCGTGAAATGGTGGCGCTGGACTAG
- the amiC gene encoding N-acetylmuramoyl-L-alanine amidase AmiC — MSGESPISRRRLLQGAGAMWLLSVSPLGFAATSQVIAVRVWPASTYTRVTIESNRELKYRQFALSNPERVVVDIEGVHLNSVLKKLGNLVRPDDPYIKSARVGQFDPQTVRLVFELKQDVAPHMFALAPVAEFKERLVMDLYPAKGDTEQDPLLALLEDYNKGDLDKAAPDQGPSPGRAGHDRPIVIMIDPGHGGEDPGATGKHRTHEKDVVLQIGRRLNKLIAKEPNMKAYMTRNEDVFIPLRVRVAKARKQRADLFVSIHADAFNDRSAHGSSVYALSTKGATSTAAKYLAQTQNAADLVGGVSKSGDRYLDHTMFDMVQSLTITDSLKFGKEVLTRLGNVNRLHKGRVEQAGFAVLKAPDIPSILVETAFISNVQEERKLRTAAFQQKVAESILAGIKAYFADDARMARRG; from the coding sequence ATGTCGGGAGAGAGTCCAATCAGTCGTCGCCGGTTACTTCAGGGGGCAGGGGCGATGTGGTTGCTCAGCGTGAGTCCGCTGGGTTTTGCAGCGACCAGTCAGGTCATCGCGGTTCGCGTATGGCCAGCGTCTACTTATACCCGCGTCACCATTGAGTCCAACCGCGAGTTAAAATACCGCCAGTTCGCGCTAAGTAATCCTGAGCGCGTGGTGGTGGATATCGAAGGCGTTCACCTTAACTCGGTACTGAAAAAACTGGGTAACCTGGTTCGCCCGGACGATCCCTATATTAAGTCGGCGCGGGTAGGGCAGTTCGACCCGCAAACCGTGCGGCTGGTGTTTGAGCTTAAGCAGGACGTGGCGCCGCATATGTTTGCGCTGGCGCCGGTGGCGGAGTTTAAAGAGCGTCTCGTGATGGACCTCTATCCGGCGAAGGGCGATACCGAACAGGATCCGCTTCTGGCGCTGCTCGAAGACTACAACAAGGGCGACCTGGACAAAGCGGCGCCGGATCAGGGGCCTTCACCTGGCAGGGCGGGGCACGATCGCCCGATAGTGATTATGATCGATCCTGGCCACGGCGGGGAGGATCCCGGAGCGACCGGTAAGCATCGTACTCATGAAAAGGATGTGGTGCTCCAGATTGGGCGTCGGTTGAATAAGCTGATTGCCAAAGAGCCGAATATGAAAGCCTATATGACCCGTAACGAGGATGTCTTTATTCCGCTACGGGTTCGTGTGGCTAAGGCCCGAAAACAGCGAGCCGATTTGTTCGTTTCCATCCACGCCGATGCTTTTAACGATCGCTCAGCCCACGGTTCATCGGTCTATGCGCTTTCGACCAAAGGCGCCACCAGCACTGCCGCTAAATATCTGGCTCAGACTCAGAACGCCGCCGATCTGGTGGGCGGGGTGAGTAAGAGCGGTGACCGCTATCTGGATCACACTATGTTCGATATGGTGCAGTCGCTGACCATCACCGATAGCCTGAAATTTGGTAAGGAAGTATTAACCCGACTGGGCAACGTTAACCGTTTGCATAAAGGGCGGGTTGAGCAGGCGGGCTTTGCGGTACTGAAAGCGCCGGATATTCCGTCTATTCTGGTGGAAACGGCTTTTATTAGTAACGTTCAGGAAGAGCGTAAGCTGCGAACTGCTGCATTCCAACAGAAGGTGGCGGAGTCGATCCTGGCGGGGATTAAAGCCTACTTTGCCGATGATGCGCGTATGGCGCGGCGTGGCTGA
- the mltA gene encoding murein transglycosylase A, producing MKGRWANKILTGAMLVLLAACSSKPTDRGQQYSDGKFTQPFSLVNQPDAIGVPINAGDFARQIGEIRNASPRLFGSQSDVYGAVEQWLRAGGDTRTLSQYGIDAWQMQGADSYGNVQFTGYYTPVVEARRTRQGEFKYPIYRMPPKNGRLPSRAAIYSGALSDSYVLAWSNSLIDNFIMDVQGSGYIDFGDGSPLTFFGYAGKNGHAYRSIGKVLIDRGEVKREDMSMQAIRHWAETHSEAEVRELLEQNPSFVFFKPETFAPVKGAAAVPLIGRASVASDRSIVPTGTTLLMEVPLLDDNGKFTGQYEMRVMVALDVGGAIKGQHFDIYQGIGPDAGHRAGWYNHYGRVWVLKSAPGAGHTLFNG from the coding sequence ATGAAAGGACGTTGGGCCAATAAGATTTTGACGGGGGCTATGCTGGTGTTGCTGGCCGCCTGTTCCTCTAAACCGACCGATCGCGGTCAGCAATATAGCGATGGTAAATTTACCCAGCCGTTCTCGCTGGTGAATCAGCCGGATGCCATCGGCGTACCGATTAACGCTGGCGATTTTGCCCGTCAGATAGGGGAGATCCGCAATGCATCGCCGCGCCTGTTTGGCAGCCAGAGCGATGTTTACGGCGCCGTTGAGCAGTGGCTGCGTGCCGGTGGCGATACCCGCACCCTGAGCCAGTACGGTATCGACGCCTGGCAGATGCAGGGGGCGGACAGCTACGGCAACGTGCAGTTTACCGGGTACTACACGCCGGTCGTTGAGGCTCGCCGCACCCGTCAGGGTGAGTTCAAATATCCTATCTACCGGATGCCGCCGAAAAATGGCCGCCTGCCTTCCCGTGCGGCGATCTACAGCGGCGCGCTGAGCGACAGCTATGTTCTGGCGTGGAGCAATTCGCTGATCGATAACTTTATTATGGATGTCCAGGGTAGCGGCTATATCGACTTTGGCGATGGCAGTCCGCTGACCTTCTTTGGCTATGCCGGTAAAAACGGCCATGCCTATCGCAGTATCGGCAAGGTGCTGATCGATCGCGGTGAAGTGAAGCGTGAAGATATGTCGATGCAGGCCATCCGCCACTGGGCCGAAACCCACAGTGAGGCGGAAGTGCGCGAGCTGCTGGAGCAGAATCCTTCGTTCGTCTTCTTTAAGCCCGAAACCTTTGCCCCAGTGAAAGGCGCTGCCGCGGTGCCGCTCATTGGCCGCGCCTCTGTGGCTTCGGATCGCAGCATTGTGCCTACCGGCACCACCCTGCTGATGGAAGTGCCGCTGCTTGACGATAACGGCAAGTTTACCGGCCAGTATGAGATGCGCGTGATGGTGGCGCTGGATGTGGGCGGTGCCATTAAAGGCCAGCACTTCGATATCTATCAGGGCATTGGCCCGGACGCCGGACACCGTGCGGGATGGTATAATCACTATGGTCGCGTCTGGGTACTGAAATCGGCGCCGGGTGCCGGGCACACCCTGTTTAACGGCTAG